From Caballeronia insecticola, a single genomic window includes:
- a CDS encoding threo-3-hydroxy-L-aspartate ammonia-lyase has protein sequence MSPLPAPTFDDVADAARRIEGFAHRTPVLTSRTADEIAGASLFFKCENFQRMGAFKFRGAYNAISHFDDRQRAAGVITYSSGNHAQAIALSAKLAGIRATIVMPEDAPAAKMEATRGYGGEVITYDRYTQNREEIGRKLAEERGMTLIPPYDHPHVIAGQGTAAKELIEEAGPLDYLFVCLGGGGLIGGCALAAATLAPDCKVIGVEPEAGNDAQQSLARGEIVHIDVPRTIADGAASTHVGEYNFPIIQRHVDRIVTVSDPQLVETLRFFAQRMKMVVEPTGCLAAAAVLQKIVPVEGKRVGVIVSGGNVDLAKLSQYLA, from the coding sequence ATGTCCCCACTTCCCGCCCCGACTTTCGATGACGTCGCCGATGCCGCCCGGCGCATCGAAGGCTTTGCACACCGCACGCCCGTCCTGACCTCCCGCACCGCCGACGAAATCGCCGGCGCATCGCTGTTCTTCAAGTGCGAGAACTTCCAGCGCATGGGCGCCTTCAAGTTTCGCGGCGCCTACAACGCAATCTCTCATTTCGACGACCGCCAGCGCGCCGCCGGCGTCATCACGTATTCATCGGGCAATCATGCGCAGGCGATCGCGTTGTCCGCGAAGCTCGCCGGTATCCGCGCGACGATCGTCATGCCCGAGGACGCGCCCGCCGCGAAGATGGAAGCGACACGCGGTTACGGCGGCGAAGTGATCACCTACGACCGCTACACGCAGAACCGCGAGGAAATCGGCCGCAAGCTCGCCGAAGAGCGCGGCATGACGCTGATTCCGCCGTACGATCATCCGCACGTCATCGCGGGGCAGGGCACGGCGGCGAAGGAACTGATCGAGGAAGCCGGTCCGCTCGACTATCTTTTCGTGTGTCTGGGCGGCGGCGGGCTTATCGGCGGATGCGCGCTCGCGGCGGCGACGCTCGCGCCCGATTGCAAGGTCATCGGCGTGGAGCCGGAAGCGGGCAACGACGCGCAGCAATCGCTCGCGCGCGGTGAAATCGTGCATATCGACGTGCCGCGCACCATCGCCGATGGCGCCGCGTCCACGCATGTCGGCGAATACAACTTCCCGATCATCCAGCGCCATGTGGACCGCATCGTCACCGTGAGCGATCCGCAGCTTGTCGAGACGCTGCGCTTCTTCGCGCAACGCATGAAGATGGTCGTCGAGCCGACCGGCTGTCTCGCGGCGGCGGCGGTGCTGCAGAAGATCGTGCCGGTCGAGGGCAAGCGCGTCGGCGTGATCGTGTCGGGCGGCAATGTGGATCTGGCGAAGCTGTCGCAGTACCTGGCTTGA
- a CDS encoding LysE family translocator codes for MHSWSLLSDGFFLSLSLCLDIGIANVAIISLALSHGFKPGLVLGLGTCFGDLFYAALALAGMSALLQFSAVRWVVWIGGAIVLLLLTWKMAREALNPASAPPVEGEADFSTPRPNHWKSFVRGCLLAVSSPSAILWFAAVGGALIAKAGATNAVSASVFLTGFFCGGLGWTLFICTLASHGRKRAGTKLLRACHVMSAVLFAYFAYSVIVNGYRDLIVHAAS; via the coding sequence ATGCATTCGTGGTCGTTGCTGTCTGACGGGTTTTTCCTGTCGCTGTCGCTGTGTCTGGATATCGGCATCGCCAACGTTGCGATCATTTCGCTGGCGTTGTCGCATGGTTTCAAGCCCGGGCTCGTGCTGGGCCTCGGCACCTGTTTCGGCGATCTGTTCTATGCGGCGCTCGCGCTCGCGGGCATGTCGGCGCTGCTGCAGTTCTCCGCGGTGCGCTGGGTCGTGTGGATCGGCGGCGCCATCGTGCTGCTGCTTCTCACCTGGAAGATGGCGCGCGAGGCGCTCAATCCGGCGTCCGCGCCGCCCGTCGAAGGCGAAGCGGACTTCAGCACGCCACGTCCGAACCACTGGAAAAGCTTCGTGCGCGGCTGCCTGCTCGCGGTGTCGTCGCCGAGCGCGATTTTGTGGTTCGCGGCGGTGGGCGGCGCGCTCATCGCGAAAGCCGGTGCGACGAATGCCGTGAGCGCATCCGTGTTTCTGACCGGCTTTTTCTGCGGCGGGCTCGGCTGGACGCTCTTCATCTGCACGCTCGCGAGCCACGGCAGGAAGCGCGCCGGAACCAAACTCCTGCGCGCCTGCCATGTGATGTCCGCCGTGCTGTTCGCGTACTTCGCGTACAGCGTGATCGTCAACGGCTACCGCGATCTGATCGTGCACGCGGCATCGTAG
- a CDS encoding asparaginase: MIAATLYRGDVIENAHAAHVAVVDADGRLVHSLGDPYRVTLPRSAAKPAQALAVIETGALERFGFTDEDLALMCGSHSSEPRHIERARAMLAKAHASEDDLRCGGHPPISDAVYRDWIKRDFTPTAVCSNCSGKHAGMLAGARAMNAPLDGYHLPEHPLQTHVKRTLARALDLPDDAVQWAIDGCNLPTPAFALERLARLYMTIAAAPEGSPLARIHRAMTTHPELVAGEGRFCTLLMQAFGGALVGKTGADASYAIGVRPGQAAQRTLGIAVKVEDGNTSVLNAVVVHVLDLLGIGTQQQRDALAAYRNPATRNTMGVPTGRLDVNFTLHHHQQ; the protein is encoded by the coding sequence ATGATCGCGGCCACGCTCTATCGAGGCGATGTCATCGAGAACGCGCATGCGGCGCACGTTGCCGTCGTGGATGCGGACGGCCGGCTCGTGCATTCCTTAGGCGACCCGTATCGCGTGACGCTGCCGCGCTCGGCGGCGAAGCCCGCGCAGGCGCTTGCCGTCATCGAGACCGGCGCGCTCGAACGTTTCGGCTTCACCGACGAAGACCTCGCGCTCATGTGCGGTTCGCACAGCAGCGAGCCGCGCCACATCGAGCGCGCCCGCGCGATGCTCGCGAAGGCGCACGCAAGCGAGGACGATCTGCGCTGCGGCGGCCATCCGCCGATTTCCGACGCCGTGTATCGCGACTGGATCAAACGCGATTTCACGCCGACTGCCGTGTGCAGCAACTGCTCCGGCAAGCACGCCGGCATGCTCGCGGGCGCGCGCGCCATGAATGCGCCGCTCGACGGCTATCACTTGCCCGAGCATCCGCTGCAGACGCATGTGAAGCGCACCCTGGCGCGCGCGCTCGACCTGCCGGACGATGCGGTGCAATGGGCCATCGACGGCTGCAATCTGCCGACGCCCGCCTTCGCGCTGGAACGCTTGGCCCGGCTCTATATGACGATCGCCGCTGCGCCTGAAGGCTCGCCGCTCGCGCGGATTCATCGGGCGATGACGACGCACCCCGAACTCGTCGCGGGCGAAGGACGCTTCTGCACGCTGCTGATGCAGGCGTTCGGCGGCGCGCTCGTCGGCAAGACTGGCGCGGATGCGAGCTACGCGATCGGCGTGCGGCCCGGGCAAGCGGCACAACGCACGCTTGGCATCGCGGTCAAGGTGGAAGACGGCAACACGTCGGTGCTCAATGCGGTCGTCGTGCATGTGCTCGATCTGCTTGGTATCGGCACGCAGCAACAGCGCGACGCGCTCGCCGCGTATCGCAATCCGGCCACACGCAACACGATGGGCGTGCCGACCGGCCGTCTCGACGTGAACTTCACGTTACATCATCACCAACAATAA
- a CDS encoding UbiD family decarboxylase, producing the protein MKYKDLRDFTARLEALGELRRIRQPVSPVLEITEISDRVLRAGGPALLFEAPTGHTMPVLANLFGTTRRVALGMGIETDAQQSSDVGASVNLNSDVAALSSLRDVGRLLSALKEPEPPRGLKDAGKLLSLAKAVWDMAPKAVSAPPCQEVVWEGKDVDLNRLPIQTCWPGDAGPLLTWGLTVTRGPNKPRQNLGIYRQQLIGRNKLIMRWLAHRGGALDFREFALANPGKPYPVAVVLGADPATILGAVTPVPDSLSEYQFAGLLRGSRTELAKCLTPGVDTLQVPARAEIVLEGFIYPQESAQEGTVPPAPVGAPPRPSNSAAAQYEHALEGPYGDHTGYYNEQEWFPVFTVEKITMRRDALFHSTYTGKPPDEPAVLGVALNEVFVPLLQKQFTEITDFYLPPEGCSYRMAIVQMKKSYAGHAKRVMFGVWSFLRQFMYTKFIVVVDEDVNVRDWNEVIWAITTRVDPVRDTVMVDNTPIDYLDFASPVAGLGSKMGLDATNKWPGETNREWGRPIVMDEAVKRRVDALWSELGLDKQS; encoded by the coding sequence ATGAAATACAAAGATCTGCGCGACTTCACCGCTCGCCTGGAGGCGCTGGGTGAACTCCGCCGCATTCGGCAGCCCGTCTCTCCCGTTCTCGAAATCACCGAAATCTCCGATCGCGTGTTGCGCGCGGGTGGCCCGGCGTTGCTCTTCGAAGCTCCCACCGGTCACACGATGCCCGTGCTCGCGAATCTCTTCGGCACGACCCGGCGCGTGGCCCTCGGCATGGGCATCGAAACGGACGCGCAGCAGAGCAGCGATGTTGGCGCCAGCGTCAACCTCAACAGCGATGTCGCCGCGCTGAGTTCATTGCGCGATGTTGGGCGATTGCTGTCGGCGCTCAAGGAACCCGAGCCGCCGCGCGGCCTGAAAGACGCCGGCAAGCTGCTTTCGCTCGCGAAGGCCGTGTGGGACATGGCGCCGAAAGCGGTCAGCGCGCCGCCTTGCCAGGAAGTCGTATGGGAAGGCAAAGACGTCGATCTTAACCGGCTGCCGATTCAGACATGCTGGCCCGGCGACGCCGGACCGCTGCTCACGTGGGGGCTCACCGTCACGCGCGGGCCCAACAAGCCGCGTCAGAATCTCGGCATCTATCGGCAACAGCTCATCGGACGCAACAAGCTCATCATGCGCTGGCTCGCGCATCGCGGCGGCGCGCTCGATTTTCGCGAATTCGCGCTCGCCAATCCGGGCAAGCCGTATCCGGTCGCGGTCGTGCTGGGCGCCGACCCCGCAACCATTCTCGGCGCCGTGACGCCCGTGCCGGATTCGCTCTCCGAGTATCAGTTCGCCGGGCTGCTGCGCGGCTCGCGTACCGAGCTTGCCAAGTGCCTGACGCCGGGCGTCGATACGCTCCAGGTGCCCGCGCGCGCGGAGATCGTGCTCGAAGGCTTCATCTATCCGCAGGAAAGCGCGCAGGAAGGCACGGTGCCGCCTGCACCGGTAGGCGCGCCGCCGCGACCGTCGAACTCCGCCGCCGCGCAGTATGAACACGCGCTCGAAGGACCGTACGGCGATCACACCGGCTATTACAACGAGCAGGAGTGGTTTCCCGTCTTCACCGTCGAGAAGATCACGATGCGCCGCGACGCCCTCTTCCACTCGACCTACACCGGCAAGCCGCCCGACGAACCCGCCGTGCTCGGCGTCGCGCTGAACGAAGTGTTCGTGCCGCTCCTGCAGAAGCAATTCACCGAGATCACCGACTTCTATCTGCCGCCCGAGGGCTGCAGCTATCGCATGGCGATCGTGCAGATGAAGAAGAGCTACGCCGGCCACGCCAAACGCGTGATGTTCGGCGTGTGGAGTTTCCTGCGGCAGTTCATGTACACGAAGTTCATCGTCGTCGTGGATGAGGACGTGAACGTGCGCGACTGGAACGAAGTCATCTGGGCAATCACGACGCGCGTCGATCCCGTGCGCGACACCGTGATGGTCGACAACACGCCGATCGACTATCTCGATTTCGCGTCGCCCGTCGCCGGACTCGGCTCGAAAATGGGGCTCGACGCGACCAACAAATGGCCCGGCGAGACGAATCGCGAATGGGGCCGCCCCATCGTGATGGACGAGGCCGTGAAGCGCCGCGTCGATGCCCTGTGGAGCGAACTCGGACTGGACAAGCAATCATGA
- a CDS encoding lytic transglycosylase domain-containing protein translates to MNAWLSWGSDTRIAQIVRIGLRRGRRLSHHLFSVVGCVAVVTAVALWLLPSWRTTFAARIMPFVSAAVQAGPARLLAGQPLPPFSAVHHPSSDPMLPANLASNTVSAQSKAASANVPSLGAAKSDDESTRHLTGGISLAVSPNGLDPRTMPSVGMLASMIPAQRVVADARDDRVLVSTREQKLVANFIARRYRVAEDPVADLVRAAFDTGREVGLDPLLLLSVMAIESGFNPYAESGVGAQGLMQVMSKVHSDKFQYFGGSHAALDPLANIKVGALVLKDCIARGGSVAGGLRYYVGSTTQDDGGYGAKVLAERSRLRDVARGRNVPINAPQAPVQAAPKQVLASTSSSTLTDGGKRVHMTIDSSKKSGSQDEGDTESKHVVSAEFGA, encoded by the coding sequence ATGAACGCTTGGTTATCGTGGGGTTCCGACACCCGCATCGCGCAGATCGTGCGCATCGGGCTGCGTCGCGGACGCCGTTTGAGTCACCATCTCTTCAGCGTGGTTGGCTGCGTGGCCGTGGTCACAGCCGTCGCGCTCTGGTTGCTGCCTTCGTGGCGCACCACATTCGCCGCACGGATCATGCCGTTCGTGTCCGCCGCGGTTCAGGCCGGACCGGCGCGCCTGCTCGCAGGCCAGCCGCTGCCACCGTTTTCGGCCGTGCATCATCCGTCCAGCGACCCGATGCTGCCGGCGAATCTCGCGTCGAACACGGTGTCGGCTCAGTCGAAGGCGGCCAGTGCAAACGTGCCGTCGCTCGGCGCGGCCAAGTCCGACGATGAAAGCACGCGTCACCTGACCGGCGGGATCAGCCTCGCCGTGTCGCCGAACGGGCTCGATCCGCGCACGATGCCGTCCGTCGGCATGCTGGCGAGCATGATTCCGGCGCAGCGCGTTGTCGCCGATGCGCGCGACGACCGCGTCCTCGTCTCCACGCGTGAGCAGAAGCTGGTCGCGAACTTCATCGCGCGTCGTTATCGCGTGGCAGAAGATCCGGTGGCCGATCTCGTGCGCGCCGCGTTCGACACGGGCCGCGAAGTCGGGCTCGATCCGCTGCTGCTGCTCTCCGTGATGGCGATCGAATCGGGCTTCAATCCGTATGCGGAAAGCGGCGTCGGCGCACAGGGCCTGATGCAGGTGATGTCGAAAGTTCATTCCGACAAATTCCAGTACTTCGGCGGCTCGCACGCGGCGCTCGATCCGCTCGCGAACATCAAGGTCGGCGCGCTCGTGCTGAAGGACTGCATTGCGCGCGGCGGCTCGGTGGCGGGCGGCCTGCGCTATTACGTCGGCTCGACGACGCAGGACGACGGCGGCTACGGCGCCAAGGTGCTGGCCGAGCGCTCGCGTCTGCGCGATGTCGCGCGCGGCCGCAACGTGCCGATCAACGCACCGCAGGCGCCGGTTCAGGCCGCGCCGAAGCAGGTGCTGGCGTCGACGTCGAGTTCGACCCTGACAGACGGCGGCAAGCGCGTGCATATGACGATCGATTCGTCGAAGAAGTCGGGCTCGCAGGATGAAGGCGACACTGAATCGAAGCACGTTGTATCGGCGGAATTCGGCGCTTGA
- a CDS encoding pyridoxal phosphate-dependent aminotransferase, which yields MNHASEPLVRLASRVNAIEPFYVMELMKEAQALERAGRDVIHMSIGEPDFTAPEPVTRAAADALTRGVTQYTNALGITPLREAIARHYRDVFGLNIEPERIVVTAGASAALLLACMALVDHGDEVLMPDPCYPCNRHFVSAADGKPVLIPSGPAERFQLTAEQVEAYWGPATRGVLLASPSNPTGTSIEPAELRRIVDTVRTRGGFTIVDEIYQGLSYDAKPVSALSFGEDVVTVNSFSKYFNMTGWRLGWLVVPRSMIAAVEKLSQNLFICASALAQHAALACFEPATIAIYEARRLEFKRRRDYIVPALRSLGFGVPVVPDGAFYVYADTTTVRHPAAGDSDALTHSMLHDAGVVLVPGADFGFHAPERYIRLSYATAFSKLEEAVQRLGSLFSR from the coding sequence ATGAACCACGCGTCGGAACCGCTCGTCAGGCTCGCCTCGCGCGTGAACGCGATCGAGCCGTTCTACGTGATGGAGTTGATGAAAGAAGCGCAGGCGCTCGAACGCGCCGGGCGCGACGTCATCCACATGAGCATCGGCGAGCCGGATTTCACCGCGCCCGAGCCGGTGACCCGCGCCGCCGCCGACGCCCTGACCCGCGGCGTCACGCAGTACACCAACGCCCTCGGCATCACGCCGCTGCGCGAGGCGATTGCGCGGCATTATCGCGACGTGTTCGGGCTGAACATCGAGCCGGAGCGCATCGTGGTGACGGCGGGCGCGTCGGCGGCGCTGCTGCTCGCGTGCATGGCGCTCGTCGATCACGGCGATGAAGTCCTGATGCCCGACCCCTGCTATCCGTGCAACCGGCACTTCGTGTCCGCAGCCGATGGCAAGCCGGTGCTGATTCCAAGCGGTCCGGCCGAGCGTTTTCAGCTGACGGCGGAGCAAGTCGAAGCGTATTGGGGACCGGCCACGCGCGGCGTGCTGCTGGCGTCGCCGTCGAACCCGACGGGAACGTCTATCGAGCCGGCCGAATTACGGCGCATCGTGGATACGGTGCGCACGCGCGGCGGCTTTACGATCGTCGACGAAATCTATCAGGGCCTGAGCTACGACGCGAAGCCCGTTTCCGCGCTCTCTTTCGGCGAGGACGTCGTCACGGTCAACAGCTTTTCGAAGTATTTCAACATGACCGGCTGGCGGCTCGGCTGGCTCGTCGTGCCGCGCTCCATGATCGCGGCCGTCGAGAAGCTGTCGCAGAATCTGTTCATCTGCGCGTCGGCGCTCGCGCAGCACGCGGCGCTTGCGTGTTTCGAACCCGCGACGATTGCGATCTACGAAGCGCGCCGGCTCGAATTCAAGCGGCGGCGCGATTACATCGTGCCGGCGCTGCGTTCGCTCGGCTTCGGCGTGCCGGTCGTCCCCGACGGCGCGTTCTACGTCTACGCGGACACGACCACTGTCCGCCACCCCGCCGCCGGCGACAGCGACGCCCTGACCCATTCGATGCTTCACGACGCCGGCGTCGTGCTCGTGCCGGGCGCGGATTTCGGCTTTCATGCGCCGGAGCGTTATATCCGTCTTTCGTATGCGACGGCGTTTTCGAAGCTGGAGGAAGCGGTTCAGCGGTTGGGTTCGTTGTTCAGCCGCTAG
- the nusB gene encoding transcription antitermination factor NusB: MKSARRRSRELATQGLYQWLLSGAPAGEIEAQLRNAQGFDKADQTHLDAILRGVINEADALSAQLQPCLDRPIEQLSPVERAVLLVAAFEFKHHIDVPYRVVINEAVELTKTFGGSDGYKYVNGVLDKLAVAMRPTEAQARGRGA, translated from the coding sequence ATGAAGAGCGCACGACGCCGTTCGCGCGAACTCGCGACGCAAGGGCTTTATCAGTGGCTGCTGTCGGGTGCGCCCGCCGGCGAAATCGAAGCGCAGTTGCGCAACGCGCAAGGCTTCGACAAGGCCGATCAGACGCATCTCGATGCGATCCTGCGCGGCGTGATCAACGAAGCCGACGCGCTCTCCGCGCAGTTGCAGCCGTGTCTGGATCGTCCGATCGAGCAGTTGTCGCCGGTCGAGCGCGCCGTGCTGCTGGTCGCCGCGTTCGAGTTCAAGCATCACATCGACGTGCCGTATCGCGTCGTCATCAACGAAGCGGTGGAACTGACGAAAACCTTCGGCGGCTCGGACGGCTACAAGTATGTGAACGGCGTGCTCGACAAGCTCGCCGTCGCGATGCGTCCCACCGAAGCGCAGGCGCGCGGACGCGGTGCCTGA
- the ribH gene encoding 6,7-dimethyl-8-ribityllumazine synthase gives MEIGQYQPNLDGDGLRIGIVQSRFNEPVCNGLADACIEELERLGVIGQDVLLVTVPGALEIPLALQKLAESGQFDALIALGAVVRGETYHFELVSNESGAGVSRIALDFGIPVANAVLTTENDEQAVARMTEKGRDAARVAVEMANLSVALEQLGGDDEDEDEDEEDEDRA, from the coding sequence ATGGAAATCGGACAATATCAGCCGAACCTCGACGGTGACGGCTTGCGCATCGGCATCGTGCAGTCGCGCTTCAACGAACCGGTGTGCAACGGCCTCGCCGACGCATGCATCGAAGAGCTGGAGCGCCTCGGCGTGATCGGCCAGGACGTGCTGCTCGTGACCGTGCCCGGCGCGCTCGAAATTCCGCTCGCGCTGCAAAAGCTCGCGGAATCCGGCCAGTTCGACGCGCTCATCGCGCTCGGCGCCGTGGTTCGCGGCGAGACGTATCACTTCGAACTGGTGTCGAACGAAAGCGGCGCGGGCGTGTCGCGCATCGCGCTCGACTTCGGCATTCCGGTGGCCAACGCCGTGCTGACCACCGAGAACGACGAGCAAGCCGTCGCCCGCATGACCGAAAAAGGCCGCGACGCCGCACGCGTGGCGGTCGAAATGGCGAATCTGTCCGTCGCGCTCGAGCAGTTGGGCGGCGACGATGAAGACGAAGACGAAGACGAAGAAGACGAGGACCGCGCATGA
- the ribBA gene encoding bifunctional 3,4-dihydroxy-2-butanone-4-phosphate synthase/GTP cyclohydrolase II — translation MSLAATPEIIAELKAGRMVILVDEEDRENEGDLVIAAEFVTPEAINFMAKFGRGLICLTLTQERCRQLNLPLMTHRNGTQYGTAFTVSIEAAEGVTTGISAADRAKTIAAAVAHDARPEHIVQPGHVFPIMAQPGGVLVRAGHTEAGCDFTALAGLTPAAVICEIIKDDGEMARLPDLIEFGAQHGIKIGTIADLIHYRSRTESIIEKVCERTMQTAHGPFRAVLYRDEPTHSPHIALVRGTPRPDRETPVRVHEPLSVLDLLEIDSSTHSWTIDAAMKEIAASDLGVVVMLNCGDTKEHLVDVFRAFDQKEKAAVLQRRPIDFKTYGIGAQILRDLGVGKMQVLANPRKLGSMSGYGLEVTGFVPMPGCPATAAPSEPGVTQLRSA, via the coding sequence ATGTCGCTCGCCGCCACTCCCGAGATCATCGCTGAACTGAAAGCCGGCCGGATGGTGATCCTCGTCGACGAAGAAGACCGCGAAAACGAAGGCGATCTCGTGATCGCCGCCGAGTTCGTCACGCCGGAAGCCATCAACTTCATGGCGAAGTTCGGGCGCGGGCTGATCTGCCTCACGCTCACGCAGGAACGCTGCCGGCAGTTGAACCTGCCGCTCATGACGCATCGCAACGGCACGCAATACGGCACGGCGTTCACCGTGAGCATCGAGGCGGCCGAAGGCGTGACCACCGGCATTTCCGCCGCCGACCGCGCGAAAACCATCGCGGCGGCGGTCGCGCACGACGCGCGTCCCGAGCATATCGTCCAGCCGGGTCACGTGTTCCCGATCATGGCGCAGCCGGGCGGCGTGCTCGTGCGCGCCGGCCACACCGAAGCGGGCTGCGACTTCACGGCGCTCGCGGGTTTGACGCCCGCCGCCGTGATCTGCGAAATCATCAAGGACGACGGCGAGATGGCGCGCCTGCCCGATCTCATCGAATTCGGCGCGCAGCACGGCATCAAGATCGGGACCATCGCCGATCTGATCCACTACCGCAGCCGCACCGAATCGATCATCGAGAAGGTATGCGAGCGCACGATGCAGACCGCGCACGGTCCGTTCCGCGCCGTGCTGTATCGCGACGAGCCGACGCATTCGCCGCATATCGCGCTGGTGCGCGGCACGCCGCGCCCGGATCGCGAGACGCCGGTGCGCGTGCACGAACCGCTGTCGGTGCTGGATCTGCTCGAAATCGATTCGTCGACGCACTCGTGGACCATCGACGCCGCCATGAAGGAAATCGCCGCGAGCGATCTCGGCGTGGTCGTCATGCTCAATTGCGGCGACACGAAGGAACATCTCGTCGACGTGTTCCGCGCGTTCGATCAGAAGGAAAAGGCGGCGGTGCTGCAACGCCGCCCGATCGACTTCAAGACTTACGGCATCGGCGCGCAGATTCTGCGCGATCTGGGCGTCGGCAAGATGCAGGTGCTCGCGAATCCGCGCAAGCTCGGCAGCATGTCGGGCTACGGACTCGAAGTGACCGGCTTCGTGCCGATGCCCGGCTGCCCCGCGACCGCCGCGCCGAGCGAGCCGGGCGTCACCCAGTTGCGCTCGGCCTGA
- a CDS encoding riboflavin synthase, translating to MFTGIVAAVGRIEKIVPLGSEPQAGVRLTIAAGGLDLADVELGDSIAIQGACMTVIQKSATAFDVDVSRESLNKTVGLSDASADVNLEKALRAHDRLGGHLVSGHVDGLGVVSKFEPVGESHELRIVAPKDIGKYLAYKGSVTVNGVSLTVNSVTDSSDGCEFSINLIPHTVEVTTLRALRAGSKVNLEIDLIARYVERMMSAS from the coding sequence ATGTTTACCGGAATTGTCGCGGCGGTGGGCCGCATCGAAAAAATCGTCCCGCTCGGTTCGGAACCGCAAGCGGGCGTGCGCCTGACGATCGCCGCGGGCGGCCTCGATCTCGCCGATGTCGAGCTCGGCGACAGCATCGCCATTCAGGGCGCATGCATGACGGTGATTCAAAAGTCCGCCACCGCGTTCGATGTCGACGTGTCGCGCGAAAGCCTTAACAAGACCGTCGGCTTGAGCGACGCGAGCGCGGACGTGAATCTGGAAAAGGCGTTGCGCGCGCACGACCGGCTGGGCGGCCACCTTGTCTCGGGTCACGTCGACGGTTTGGGCGTTGTCTCGAAGTTCGAGCCGGTGGGCGAATCGCACGAACTGCGCATCGTCGCGCCGAAAGACATCGGCAAATATCTGGCCTACAAGGGCTCGGTCACGGTCAACGGCGTAAGTCTCACCGTGAATTCCGTCACCGATAGCAGCGATGGCTGCGAATTCTCCATCAACCTGATTCCGCATACCGTCGAAGTCACGACGCTGCGCGCGCTCAGGGCCGGGTCGAAGGTCAATCTGGAAATCGATCTGATTGCGCGGTATGTCGAGCGGATGATGAGCGCGTCGTAG
- the ribD gene encoding bifunctional diaminohydroxyphosphoribosylaminopyrimidine deaminase/5-amino-6-(5-phosphoribosylamino)uracil reductase RibD produces the protein MFSQTDFTHMERALALASRGMYTTTPNPRVGCVLVKNGEVIGMGFTQPAGQDHAEVRALKDARARGKDPRGATAYVTLEPCSHFGRTPPCAHALIDARVEKVIAAMEDPNPAVSGRGLTMLRDAGVDVRCGLLANEAHEMNIGFVSRMTRRRPWVRMKVAATLDGRTGLPSGESQWITGEDARADGHAWRARACAILTGIGTVREDDPQLTVRAVDTPRQPQRVLIDSRLDVPMHARILDGAPPWIFHAADADPARIDALRDKGADLVELSNEHGKVDLPAMLTALADRGINELHVEAGHKLNGSLLREGCVDELLVYLAPSLLGSSPGMFDFAPPATLDARPHLKFHRIDRLGDDLRILARFAEANVASELR, from the coding sequence ATGTTCTCGCAAACCGACTTCACCCACATGGAACGCGCGCTGGCGTTGGCCTCGCGCGGCATGTACACGACGACGCCAAACCCGCGCGTCGGCTGCGTGCTCGTCAAGAACGGCGAAGTGATCGGCATGGGCTTCACGCAGCCGGCCGGCCAGGATCACGCCGAAGTGCGCGCGCTGAAGGACGCCCGCGCACGCGGCAAGGACCCGCGCGGCGCGACCGCATACGTGACGCTCGAACCGTGCAGCCATTTCGGGCGCACGCCGCCGTGCGCGCACGCGCTCATCGACGCGCGCGTCGAGAAGGTGATCGCCGCGATGGAAGATCCGAACCCGGCGGTATCGGGGCGCGGTCTCACGATGCTGCGCGACGCGGGCGTCGACGTGCGCTGCGGCCTGCTCGCGAACGAAGCGCATGAGATGAACATCGGCTTCGTGTCTCGCATGACGCGCAGGCGGCCGTGGGTGCGCATGAAGGTCGCCGCGACGCTCGACGGCCGCACGGGTCTGCCCTCCGGCGAGAGCCAGTGGATCACCGGCGAGGACGCGCGCGCGGATGGCCACGCGTGGCGTGCCCGCGCCTGCGCGATCCTGACGGGCATCGGCACGGTGCGCGAGGACGATCCGCAACTGACCGTGCGCGCGGTGGACACGCCGCGTCAGCCGCAACGCGTGCTGATCGACAGCCGTCTCGACGTGCCGATGCACGCGCGCATTCTCGATGGCGCGCCGCCGTGGATCTTCCACGCGGCCGACGCCGATCCCGCGCGCATCGACGCACTGCGCGACAAAGGCGCGGATCTGGTCGAGCTATCGAACGAACACGGCAAGGTCGATTTGCCCGCGATGCTCACGGCGCTCGCCGATCGCGGCATCAACGAATTGCATGTGGAAGCGGGTCACAAGCTGAACGGCTCGCTGCTGCGCGAAGGCTGCGTCGACGAATTGCTGGTCTATCTCGCGCCGAGCCTGCTCGGCAGCTCGCCCGGCATGTTCGACTTCGCGCCGCCCGCGACCCTCGATGCGCGGCCGCATCTGAAGTTTCATCGCATCGACCGGCTCGGCGACGATCTGCGCATTCTCGCGCGCTTCGCCGAGGCGAACGTCGCCAGCGAATTGCGCTGA